A single Carnobacterium inhibens subsp. inhibens DSM 13024 DNA region contains:
- a CDS encoding GntR family transcriptional regulator — MKKYVIISNDIRNKILKGEYIANQRLPFEKDLCVQYESSKMTIKKAVDILVTEGLIIKRRGSGTFVKDLNPEEIERIAMANQFRGTTALYSDKKVFSKILNFSIVSVPEQAAKKLNLSEDTFVYDICRVRYVDDKPVVIEKMYMPIDLIPGIKEKNIKGSIYEYIENELHLKIQSAHRTVSVRKATDSEAEELGLEEGDPVAIAEQVGYLDTGNTFEFSTSIHRYDEFSVEMVLTRD; from the coding sequence ATGAAAAAGTACGTCATTATTTCTAATGATATACGCAATAAAATCTTAAAAGGCGAATACATTGCTAACCAGCGATTACCTTTTGAAAAAGATTTGTGTGTACAATACGAGTCAAGTAAAATGACAATCAAAAAAGCGGTGGATATCTTAGTTACAGAAGGCCTAATCATTAAAAGAAGAGGCTCCGGGACATTTGTAAAAGATTTAAACCCTGAAGAAATTGAACGTATCGCCATGGCAAATCAATTTCGTGGTACAACTGCCCTTTATTCTGATAAAAAAGTTTTTAGTAAAATCTTAAACTTTTCAATTGTGTCGGTACCAGAACAGGCTGCTAAAAAGCTGAACCTTTCAGAAGACACATTTGTTTATGATATTTGTCGCGTTCGTTATGTGGATGATAAGCCAGTCGTAATAGAGAAAATGTATATGCCTATTGATCTTATTCCTGGTATCAAAGAGAAAAATATCAAAGGATCGATATATGAATACATTGAAAATGAATTGCACCTAAAAATCCAAAGTGCACACAGAACAGTCTCTGTTCGAAAAGCTACAGATAGTGAAGCAGAAGAACTTGGGCTTGAAGAAGGAGATCCAGTTGCTATAGCGGAACAGGTTGGCTATTTAGATACAGGAAATACATTTGAATTTTCCACTTCTATTCACCGCTATGATGAATTCTCAGTGGAAATGGTGTTGACTCGTGATTAA
- a CDS encoding ABC transporter substrate-binding protein produces the protein MKRNSVFGKAGLASLAIASVLGLAACGGESTKETDAADGVETITFINHKTDWETNGKWDEYITEFNEEHPDIKVEIETITDYAGQMKTRMNTEEYGDLLMLPADIAPQDFELFFEPLGDKEELGETYMGLNDRSFEGVQYGIPSQMNATGMVVNMQVFKDAGINEFPKTPEDFIAALETIKEKTPDVTPLYTNYAAGWTLSNWDFTRTGVSGDPDVTTKLAQDSAPFEKGDTMYTIYDTLYQVANKGLIEADPTTSDWEQSKVDLANGKVGVMVLGSWAVPQIQDIVPENAENITFQTFPTIAEDGEQYMGIGGDYNLAINVNSEHKEAARTLLDWLVNESDYAVDNGGLSAVIGGEYPAALQSSQDAGVILLEENPAPQGKESLFPDVNNMSELGVGSTDLEKQRIIDAGIGNSNETFEDIMKEFNTRWADAIETVGNN, from the coding sequence ATGAAAAGAAATTCCGTTTTTGGTAAAGCTGGTTTGGCAAGTTTGGCAATCGCTTCTGTTTTGGGGTTAGCAGCATGTGGGGGAGAAAGCACGAAGGAAACTGATGCAGCAGATGGTGTTGAAACAATTACATTCATCAACCATAAAACAGACTGGGAAACGAATGGCAAATGGGATGAATACATAACAGAATTTAATGAAGAACATCCTGATATTAAAGTAGAGATCGAAACGATTACCGATTATGCAGGTCAAATGAAGACACGAATGAACACAGAAGAATACGGGGATCTATTGATGCTGCCGGCGGATATTGCACCACAAGATTTTGAATTATTCTTTGAACCTTTAGGAGACAAAGAAGAGTTAGGCGAAACGTATATGGGACTGAATGATCGTTCATTTGAAGGCGTTCAATACGGTATCCCATCACAGATGAATGCAACAGGCATGGTCGTAAACATGCAAGTATTTAAAGATGCTGGGATCAACGAGTTCCCTAAAACGCCAGAAGACTTTATTGCTGCTTTAGAAACAATTAAAGAAAAAACTCCTGATGTAACTCCGTTATACACAAACTATGCTGCAGGTTGGACATTATCTAACTGGGACTTCACACGTACAGGAGTTTCTGGTGATCCAGATGTAACAACAAAATTAGCACAAGATTCTGCTCCATTTGAAAAAGGCGACACAATGTATACGATCTATGACACTTTATATCAAGTAGCTAATAAAGGATTGATTGAAGCAGATCCAACAACATCTGATTGGGAACAATCAAAAGTAGACTTGGCAAATGGAAAAGTTGGGGTCATGGTTTTAGGAAGCTGGGCTGTACCACAAATCCAAGATATCGTTCCTGAAAATGCAGAAAATATCACATTCCAAACCTTCCCAACTATAGCTGAAGACGGCGAACAATATATGGGTATTGGTGGAGACTATAACTTGGCCATTAATGTGAACAGTGAACATAAAGAAGCTGCACGTACCTTATTAGATTGGTTAGTTAATGAATCAGATTATGCAGTAGACAATGGTGGATTATCAGCTGTAATCGGTGGAGAATATCCAGCAGCTTTACAATCCAGCCAAGATGCAGGTGTTATCTTACTAGAAGAAAACCCAGCACCTCAAGGCAAAGAATCATTATTCCCTGACGTGAACAATATGTCTGAATTGGGCGTAGGTTCTACTGACTTGGAAAAACAACGCATTATTGATGCTGGTATAGGAAATTCAAATGAAACATTTGAAGATATTATGAAAGAATTTAATACACGTTGGGCTGATGCAATCGAAACAGTTGGCAACAATTAA
- a CDS encoding alpha-galactosidase yields the protein MTNYVLVNEDTKEFHLTNGKISYIFRVMEETNVLEQLYVGKAIRHRSSFAHLIEREVRPSNNLKVDNYTTSLEHIKQEMPAYGTTDFRYPAIELRYPDGDHISHFEYQAYSVVEGKKKIIGMPSTFATSNEATTLEIQLKDRYSDVILTLSYTVFHELSVITRHATLENQGTHSVRVERLMSLNIDFPTADYDFVHLHGAWAREAQVERKELITGVQNISSTRGASSHAHNPFFALAKKDATEHRGEVFGFSFVYSGNFLAQVEVDTYNVTRAMMGINPHQFEWKLDAGETFTTPEAVMVYSEKGLNGMSQIFHTLYREQLINPKWAKRERPILINNWEATYFDFDEAKILEIAGDAKSLGIDLFVLDDGWFGKRDDDSSSLGNWAVDKEKLPNGIVGLAQKIHAMDLKFGLWFEPEMVSVGTPIHDAHPEWVIGHPEKNISHGRNQYVLDFSRPEVVENIFDQMDAILSSNEIDYIKWDMNRYISEAYSQNLPAEKQREVMHRYILGVYALYEKILAKYPDLLIESCAGGGGRFDPGLLYYAPQTWTSDDTDAVERLKIQYGTSFIYPLSAIGSHVSEVPNHQVARTTSLKMRGDVAAFGTFGYELDSTKLNETEKKIIKAQIKQVKEWQQLIHQGTFYRLKSPFEENVTAWMVVSLDQTEALVGVYQVLAKPNPVYERIQLKGLKEDKLYRINEDEVLRYGDDLMQAGLILGENYIGRAHEYWSREMPGDYASRIYHLKEK from the coding sequence ATGACTAACTATGTTCTTGTCAATGAAGATACAAAAGAGTTTCATCTTACAAATGGGAAAATAAGTTACATATTTCGGGTTATGGAAGAGACAAACGTGTTGGAACAATTATATGTTGGGAAAGCTATCCGACATCGTAGTTCATTTGCTCATTTGATTGAACGGGAAGTGCGACCATCAAACAATTTAAAGGTCGATAACTATACGACATCCTTGGAGCATATTAAACAAGAGATGCCGGCATACGGGACAACGGACTTTCGCTATCCAGCTATTGAACTTCGTTACCCAGATGGAGATCACATCAGTCACTTCGAGTATCAAGCCTATTCAGTTGTAGAAGGAAAGAAAAAAATTATAGGGATGCCTTCAACCTTTGCTACTTCAAATGAAGCGACTACATTAGAAATCCAATTGAAGGATCGTTATTCTGATGTAATATTGACTCTTTCTTACACTGTGTTTCATGAATTGAGTGTCATAACAAGGCATGCAACGTTAGAAAATCAAGGAACACATTCCGTTAGAGTTGAACGTTTGATGAGTCTAAACATTGACTTTCCAACTGCTGATTATGACTTTGTTCATTTGCATGGTGCTTGGGCCCGAGAAGCACAAGTAGAAAGAAAAGAACTGATTACAGGTGTACAAAATATTTCCAGTACACGAGGAGCTAGTAGTCATGCTCATAATCCCTTTTTCGCACTCGCAAAAAAAGATGCAACTGAACATAGAGGAGAGGTATTTGGTTTCAGCTTTGTCTACAGTGGAAATTTCTTAGCTCAAGTAGAGGTCGATACGTATAATGTGACACGAGCGATGATGGGGATCAACCCTCATCAGTTTGAGTGGAAGCTAGATGCTGGAGAAACCTTTACCACACCAGAAGCCGTAATGGTTTACAGTGAAAAAGGGTTAAATGGAATGAGTCAAATCTTCCATACATTGTATAGAGAACAATTGATTAATCCCAAGTGGGCAAAACGGGAAAGACCGATTCTTATCAACAACTGGGAAGCTACTTACTTTGATTTTGATGAAGCAAAAATATTAGAAATAGCTGGGGATGCGAAGTCCTTAGGTATTGATCTTTTCGTATTAGATGATGGCTGGTTTGGAAAACGTGATGATGACTCCAGTTCGTTAGGAAATTGGGCAGTGGATAAAGAAAAGTTGCCTAATGGAATTGTGGGATTAGCTCAAAAGATACACGCAATGGACTTGAAATTCGGTCTTTGGTTCGAGCCTGAAATGGTATCTGTTGGGACACCGATTCATGATGCTCACCCAGAATGGGTCATCGGGCATCCAGAAAAAAATATTTCTCATGGACGAAATCAATATGTATTAGACTTTTCGCGCCCAGAAGTTGTGGAGAATATCTTTGATCAGATGGATGCGATTCTCAGCAGTAATGAGATCGACTATATAAAATGGGATATGAACCGCTACATTTCCGAAGCCTACTCACAAAACTTACCTGCCGAAAAACAAAGAGAAGTGATGCATCGGTATATTTTAGGAGTATATGCTTTGTATGAAAAAATTCTGGCGAAGTATCCGGACTTATTGATTGAATCCTGTGCAGGAGGTGGCGGACGTTTTGATCCTGGTCTGTTGTATTATGCACCACAAACCTGGACGAGTGACGATACTGATGCAGTTGAGAGATTGAAGATCCAATACGGAACATCATTTATTTATCCTTTGTCTGCCATTGGAAGCCATGTCTCAGAAGTACCAAATCACCAGGTTGCTCGCACAACGTCATTAAAAATGCGTGGGGATGTGGCAGCATTCGGGACTTTCGGGTATGAGTTAGATAGCACAAAATTAAATGAGACAGAAAAAAAGATCATCAAAGCGCAAATCAAGCAAGTAAAAGAATGGCAACAGTTGATCCATCAAGGAACGTTTTACCGTTTGAAAAGTCCATTTGAAGAAAATGTAACAGCATGGATGGTTGTTTCTCTTGACCAAACGGAAGCTTTAGTTGGTGTATATCAAGTTTTAGCAAAACCGAATCCTGTGTATGAACGCATACAATTGAAAGGATTAAAAGAAGACAAGTTGTATCGAATCAATGAAGACGAAGTGTTACGTTATGGTGATGATCTAATGCAAGCTGGATTGATATTGGGAGAAAACTATATCGGACGTGCTCATGAATATTGGAGTCGTGAGATGCCTGGAGACTATGCGAGCCGTATCTATCACTTGAAAGAAAAATAG
- a CDS encoding glycoside hydrolase family 1 protein: MKIEFPKDFWWGAATSGPQSEGRFNKQHANVFDHWYEIEPEAFYDQVGPDTASNFYNSYKQDIAMMKEIGLNSFRTSIQWSRLIDDLEEGTVNEDAVRFYNAVIDECLAQGIRPVMNLLHFDLPVELQEKHGGWESKHVVELFGKFASQCFHLFGDRVTDWFTFNEPLVIVDGAYLYQFHYPNIVDGKKAVQVAYNITLASAKAIAAYREINTNPDGRIGIVLNLTPSYPATNSPEDLAAAHFANLWMNDMFLGASTKGQFPQELVSILEKDGVLWESTDDEMRLIETNTIDVLGVNFYHPNRVKQPSISSNSLAVDWMPTKYFDDYEMPGRRMNVDKGWEIYPKALHDIALNIRDNYDNIPWFVSENGMGVSREERYLNEEGVIEDDYRIQFIQEHLYWVAKGIEEGSNCFGYHLWTPIDCWSWKNAYRNRYGFISNNIHTQVKTIKKSGHWFKKVAEENQFDMPENLI, from the coding sequence ATGAAAATTGAATTTCCGAAAGATTTTTGGTGGGGGGCCGCAACATCTGGACCACAAAGTGAAGGGCGCTTCAATAAGCAACACGCAAATGTGTTTGATCATTGGTATGAAATTGAGCCAGAAGCGTTCTACGATCAAGTAGGACCAGATACAGCTTCTAACTTTTACAACAGCTATAAACAAGATATTGCGATGATGAAAGAGATTGGTTTGAACTCTTTTCGTACATCCATTCAATGGTCTCGATTGATAGACGACTTAGAAGAAGGAACCGTCAATGAAGATGCGGTTCGTTTCTATAATGCAGTCATTGATGAATGTCTGGCGCAAGGTATCAGACCAGTTATGAATTTGCTGCATTTTGATTTGCCTGTAGAATTGCAAGAGAAACACGGTGGATGGGAATCAAAACATGTAGTTGAATTGTTTGGGAAGTTTGCTTCACAATGTTTCCACTTATTCGGCGACCGTGTTACGGATTGGTTTACCTTTAATGAACCGTTGGTGATTGTAGATGGGGCATACTTATATCAATTCCATTACCCAAATATCGTAGATGGGAAAAAAGCTGTTCAAGTTGCTTATAATATCACTTTAGCTTCAGCTAAAGCTATTGCCGCTTATCGCGAGATCAATACGAATCCTGATGGCAGGATCGGCATTGTCTTAAATTTGACACCTTCTTACCCAGCAACAAATTCGCCAGAAGATCTAGCAGCTGCTCATTTTGCTAATTTATGGATGAATGACATGTTTTTAGGTGCTTCTACAAAAGGCCAATTCCCGCAAGAACTAGTGAGTATCCTAGAAAAAGACGGTGTATTATGGGAGTCTACGGATGACGAAATGAGGCTTATCGAAACCAACACGATAGATGTTCTTGGCGTCAATTTTTATCATCCTAATAGAGTCAAACAACCAAGTATTTCTTCGAACAGTTTGGCAGTAGATTGGATGCCGACGAAATATTTCGATGACTATGAGATGCCGGGACGGCGTATGAATGTAGACAAGGGTTGGGAAATCTATCCTAAAGCACTCCATGACATTGCATTGAATATCCGTGATAACTATGACAATATTCCATGGTTCGTATCAGAGAATGGGATGGGAGTTTCAAGAGAAGAACGTTACTTAAATGAAGAGGGTGTTATCGAAGATGATTACCGGATCCAATTCATACAAGAGCACCTTTATTGGGTAGCTAAGGGAATAGAAGAAGGTTCAAATTGCTTTGGCTATCACTTATGGACGCCAATTGATTGCTGGTCATGGAAAAATGCTTACCGCAATCGTTATGGTTTCATATCAAATAACATCCATACCCAAGTTAAAACAATCAAAAAATCAGGTCATTGGTTCAAAAAAGTCGCTGAGGAAAACCAATTTGATATGCCAGAGAATTTAATATAA
- a CDS encoding carbohydrate ABC transporter permease, whose protein sequence is MEGYTVHKIKLNQNTEKKVLIFLFTIIPVALLLLFSYYPLIKMFQYSLTDWNGITPDPNFVGADNYRTVLTNPNYFAVFKTSLYYFIATFFQLGIALLFATILSFKVKFANFWKGVLFFPYLLNGVAIGFIFLYFYKGGGTLDTVLSFMGLDDQIRLWLGDRSINNISLAFTSVWRYTGFNFLIFLGAIQSVNPEIYEAAEIDGASQWDKFLYIIVPSIKNIIFLNIILGISGSLSVFDIPYIMTGGSNGTTTFVIQTISTAFKYNKTGLASAMGIILLMIVIVVTVIQRLAIREKR, encoded by the coding sequence ATGGAGGGGTATACTGTGCATAAAATAAAGTTAAATCAAAATACAGAAAAAAAGGTGCTCATTTTCTTATTTACTATCATTCCAGTTGCTTTATTGCTGTTATTTTCTTATTATCCGTTAATTAAAATGTTCCAGTACAGTTTGACCGATTGGAATGGAATTACACCTGATCCAAACTTTGTTGGGGCAGACAATTATCGAACGGTTTTGACAAATCCAAATTATTTTGCTGTTTTTAAAACGAGCTTGTACTACTTCATCGCTACATTTTTCCAATTAGGTATTGCGCTATTATTCGCAACGATATTGTCATTCAAAGTTAAGTTCGCTAATTTTTGGAAAGGCGTTCTGTTTTTTCCATATCTTTTGAATGGTGTAGCGATTGGTTTCATTTTTCTATATTTTTATAAAGGCGGAGGCACATTGGATACGGTCTTGTCATTCATGGGGCTAGATGACCAAATTCGTCTTTGGTTGGGAGATCGCTCTATCAATAATATTTCTTTAGCTTTTACTTCAGTTTGGCGATATACCGGTTTTAACTTTCTAATCTTTTTAGGAGCTATCCAATCGGTTAACCCTGAGATATATGAAGCAGCTGAAATCGACGGCGCCAGCCAATGGGATAAATTCCTCTATATTATTGTCCCAAGCATAAAAAATATTATCTTTTTAAATATCATTTTAGGAATCAGCGGTTCACTAAGTGTATTCGATATTCCTTATATTATGACAGGCGGTTCGAACGGAACAACAACATTTGTCATTCAAACGATCTCAACAGCCTTTAAATACAATAAAACCGGTTTGGCTTCTGCGATGGGAATCATTCTTTTAATGATCGTGATTGTGGTTACTGTAATCCAACGTTTAGCCATACGAGAAAAGAGGTAG
- a CDS encoding glycoside hydrolase family 113, which translates to MEFIKGVTFGYMSQRGEWATQEAFESLRLLKERCAATHVILAVVAEQATIHATKINWQAETVLSDQEVRKMIAFAQEIGLKVILKPMVNIADGMWRAHINFFDHDVPCEPKWSEWFSAYTEFITHYAKIAEETACELFVVGCELVNSDRREKEWREVISNVRNSYTGLITYNCDKYQEDHLTWWDAVDVLSSSGYYPIDKWEQELKRIEEVIEKEQKPFFFCEAGCASRIGSKWLPNNWELEGSVDSSGQKEWYEEMFRQTDKYEWVEGFGLWDWKSKLYPIHQADADQDYAVYGKPAESIIQSYFKKK; encoded by the coding sequence ATGGAATTTATTAAAGGAGTAACGTTTGGTTATATGAGTCAACGTGGGGAATGGGCGACACAAGAAGCGTTTGAATCGTTGCGATTATTGAAAGAACGCTGTGCAGCAACGCACGTAATTCTTGCGGTTGTCGCAGAACAAGCAACAATACATGCAACAAAAATCAATTGGCAAGCAGAGACTGTATTAAGTGATCAAGAAGTACGAAAAATGATCGCATTTGCACAAGAAATAGGTTTAAAAGTTATTTTAAAACCTATGGTGAATATAGCAGATGGCATGTGGCGCGCGCATATAAATTTTTTTGATCATGATGTACCTTGCGAACCAAAATGGTCAGAATGGTTTAGTGCCTACACAGAATTCATTACTCACTATGCAAAAATTGCCGAAGAAACTGCTTGTGAACTCTTTGTAGTAGGATGTGAGCTGGTGAATAGTGATCGCCGAGAAAAAGAATGGCGTGAGGTTATTTCAAACGTAAGAAATTCCTATACTGGGTTGATTACCTACAATTGCGATAAATATCAAGAGGATCATTTAACATGGTGGGATGCAGTCGATGTCCTTTCCTCATCTGGTTATTACCCGATTGATAAATGGGAACAAGAACTAAAACGAATCGAAGAGGTAATAGAAAAAGAACAAAAGCCTTTCTTTTTCTGTGAAGCAGGATGCGCCAGTCGTATAGGTTCAAAATGGTTGCCAAATAACTGGGAGTTAGAAGGGTCAGTGGATAGTTCTGGACAAAAAGAATGGTATGAGGAGATGTTTCGACAAACCGATAAGTATGAATGGGTAGAGGGATTTGGCCTTTGGGATTGGAAATCTAAGTTATATCCTATTCACCAAGCAGACGCAGACCAGGATTATGCAGTGTATGGGAAGCCTGCAGAATCAATTATTCAATCTTATTTCAAAAAAAAATAA
- a CDS encoding carbohydrate ABC transporter permease: MELTQTTYKKKNKIKISFGSIFKYTVLTLGVIVALLPILVVLIGSFKSNEEFLTTGVLALPKTLDFTNYVTAFVDGEMLTGFKNTLFIFVVSMVGKLTLGSMFAYAMNRFDFRFKKIILTLFMTAMLIPGITSQVATFQIVEGLGLFNTIWSVIVLNLGTDVIALYIFMQYLDEIPISLDESAILDGASYFQIFWKIILPNLKAPIVTMLIISGVGVYNDFYNPFLYMPGRELKVISTALFAFKGPYGTNWPVILAGVMIVIIPILIVFLSLQKYIYNGVAGSVK, translated from the coding sequence ATGGAATTGACGCAGACAACCTATAAAAAGAAAAATAAAATCAAAATATCTTTTGGAAGTATATTCAAGTACACAGTCCTCACTTTAGGAGTCATAGTGGCCTTACTGCCAATATTAGTCGTTTTGATTGGTTCATTTAAATCTAATGAGGAGTTTTTGACGACAGGTGTGTTGGCTCTGCCTAAAACGTTAGACTTTACCAATTATGTGACGGCATTTGTCGATGGAGAAATGCTAACAGGGTTCAAGAATACGTTATTCATTTTTGTTGTTAGTATGGTTGGGAAATTAACATTAGGGTCAATGTTTGCTTATGCGATGAATCGTTTTGATTTCCGCTTTAAGAAAATAATCCTAACATTGTTTATGACAGCCATGCTGATTCCGGGAATAACGAGTCAAGTAGCAACGTTCCAAATTGTTGAGGGATTAGGGTTGTTCAATACGATTTGGTCAGTTATCGTCTTAAACCTGGGAACGGATGTTATCGCCCTTTACATCTTTATGCAATACTTAGATGAGATTCCTATTTCATTAGACGAATCGGCTATTTTAGATGGAGCATCTTATTTCCAAATTTTCTGGAAAATCATTCTGCCGAACTTAAAAGCCCCGATTGTGACAATGCTTATTATTAGTGGAGTAGGCGTCTACAATGACTTCTACAATCCTTTCCTTTATATGCCAGGACGGGAATTAAAAGTTATTTCCACTGCACTCTTTGCATTTAAAGGGCCTTATGGAACCAATTGGCCAGTTATCCTAGCTGGGGTCATGATCGTTATTATCCCTATTCTAATTGTGTTCCTTTCATTACAAAAATATATCTATAACGGTGTAGCCGGTTCAGTAAAATAA
- a CDS encoding ROK family protein: MSIVVFDIGGSAVKYGLWENENLSNKASFTTPKSWNDMKEEMLGVYHSFSENYSIDGVAISAPGAVDAIEGTISGISAVPYLHYFPIKKEWEDLFGVPVSMENDANCAALAELWLGAAKDIQHALFIVIGSGIGGSVIIDRKLFKGKDLFGGEFGYMLLDGKHTLSEMGSPVHTAERYSKELGLDVVVDGKFLFQEADRGEPIAMKYVDGLIDALALGIYNLSVSFNPDMVVIGGGLSTRKDLIQRLNERATFYLERQKAEDLKLVIEVCKFNNDANLIGAVAHFEQTVDYKKIG; the protein is encoded by the coding sequence ATGAGTATTGTAGTGTTTGATATTGGCGGATCTGCAGTGAAATATGGGTTATGGGAAAACGAAAATTTAAGCAATAAAGCTTCATTTACTACACCAAAAAGTTGGAACGATATGAAAGAAGAAATGTTAGGAGTTTACCACTCATTTAGCGAAAATTATTCAATAGATGGTGTCGCAATTAGTGCTCCAGGAGCTGTTGATGCGATAGAAGGAACCATTAGTGGCATCAGTGCAGTTCCCTATCTTCATTATTTTCCAATCAAGAAGGAATGGGAAGATTTATTTGGTGTACCCGTTTCAATGGAAAATGATGCAAACTGTGCAGCGTTAGCAGAGTTATGGCTTGGAGCCGCAAAAGACATCCAACATGCTTTATTTATTGTTATTGGTTCAGGTATCGGTGGTTCAGTAATCATTGATCGAAAGCTATTTAAAGGCAAAGATTTATTTGGCGGTGAATTTGGGTACATGCTCTTGGATGGTAAGCATACATTGAGTGAAATGGGAAGTCCGGTACATACTGCTGAACGTTATAGTAAAGAATTAGGCTTAGATGTAGTGGTTGATGGAAAATTTCTTTTCCAAGAAGCTGATAGAGGTGAGCCAATTGCGATGAAATATGTGGATGGTCTTATTGATGCGCTGGCACTGGGGATTTATAATCTTTCTGTCAGCTTTAATCCAGATATGGTTGTAATCGGTGGCGGTTTATCCACACGCAAAGACCTTATTCAACGTCTGAATGAAAGAGCAACCTTTTACTTAGAGCGTCAGAAGGCAGAAGATTTAAAACTAGTAATTGAAGTGTGTAAGTTTAACAATGATGCCAATCTGATTGGTGCTGTAGCTCATTTTGAACAAACAGTGGATTATAAAAAAATAGGATGA
- a CDS encoding acyl-CoA dehydrogenase family protein, which yields MFLNEELLKGIHSRAAMYDKENSFPHEDHVALKEAGYYKAFVPKEYGGHGLSLKEIAHEQTRLAKAAPATALGINMHQIIVGVGKYMVRHGNKKGEQILKDAVEGHLLSFAISEPANDRVLFGSICEAKQEEDGGYRFYGPKVFISMVAECSRMVTYGMDENNGDPQSVFAYVENNAETIKIKPDWDTLGMRATQSYSVNLAGAYASKESILTKVEPGPSFDPVVFGIFSHFEILLAATYHGIGKRALELGIESVKKRKSIAQGTTYDQDKNIRWRIAESALILDSIQPQIDVLADDVENDSDHGDLWMPRLSAIKNYSVEASIKTVEEMVRASGGRSYYNDTELSRLLRDVYAGLFQPSDQESLHDSWATLLLGPIQK from the coding sequence GTGTTTTTAAACGAAGAACTTCTAAAAGGAATACATAGTCGTGCTGCAATGTACGACAAAGAGAATAGCTTTCCACATGAAGATCATGTTGCATTAAAAGAAGCGGGATATTATAAAGCTTTTGTACCCAAAGAATATGGGGGACATGGTTTGAGTCTGAAAGAAATTGCTCACGAGCAAACTCGTCTAGCAAAAGCAGCTCCTGCTACTGCCTTAGGTATTAACATGCATCAAATTATTGTAGGTGTAGGAAAATATATGGTACGTCATGGAAATAAAAAAGGAGAACAAATCTTAAAAGATGCAGTAGAAGGACACTTGTTGTCATTTGCTATCTCTGAACCGGCCAATGATCGGGTTTTATTTGGGTCTATTTGTGAAGCAAAACAGGAAGAAGATGGCGGCTATCGGTTTTATGGGCCTAAAGTGTTTATATCAATGGTAGCCGAATGCTCTCGTATGGTGACTTACGGCATGGACGAAAATAATGGCGACCCGCAATCAGTTTTTGCGTATGTAGAAAACAATGCTGAAACAATTAAAATCAAACCAGATTGGGATACACTTGGTATGCGTGCAACGCAATCGTATAGCGTGAATTTAGCTGGTGCTTATGCCTCAAAAGAAAGCATATTAACAAAAGTAGAACCTGGACCAAGTTTTGACCCAGTTGTTTTTGGAATATTTTCTCATTTTGAAATTTTACTAGCAGCAACATACCATGGAATTGGAAAACGTGCGCTGGAATTAGGAATTGAAAGTGTGAAAAAACGCAAATCAATCGCTCAAGGAACGACGTACGATCAAGATAAAAATATTCGTTGGCGTATCGCAGAATCTGCTTTAATTCTAGATAGCATTCAGCCTCAAATTGATGTACTAGCAGACGATGTCGAAAATGATAGTGATCATGGAGACTTATGGATGCCGCGCTTGTCAGCTATTAAAAACTATTCTGTTGAAGCGTCTATCAAAACAGTCGAGGAAATGGTAAGAGCAAGTGGTGGGCGTTCATATTACAATGATACCGAATTATCT